CCTAAAAGATAACTTCTTAAAATATCTAAATAAAAAAATTTATATGCAATTAAGGAAATCAAAAACCAAAAAATTAATCCTGCTGGTATTGAATGTATCATACCTCTATGCTTAGTTATTTTTTTAAAAAAGAAAAAAAATAGACTCATAAAAATATAACTACTAATCCAAATTAATAATAAATTCAAAACAGGTAATTTGTTGACATACTTAAATACAATAACAAATGCTATTAAGTTAGAGAAAAAAAATTGGAGTATTTTAAGTGGAGTTGATTTGTCATGGTCAATATCAGGTAAAATACCACCAACTATTCCTGCACAAAAATATATAAAAGCATCATTTGGAGTAGATATATTAGAATATCCTACACTAATAGCCCCAATCCCGCTTACAAAAGCGGAAACATTTAAGTGTGTTGCAAAATTTGCCAATTAATACCTTATTTCAAAATCATGAAATTCTATAAATGGAATTTCTTCATATTCAATTTTTTCAACTTGACTAAAAGGCGAACCTTCCTTTAATAACTCTAAAAACTCTTCTAATCTCTCAGGAGACTCAATATTAGCAACTGCTTCAACTCTTCCGTCTTCTAAATTTTTTACATAGCCTTTGAAGTTATGCTTTTTTGCATTTTCACTTACAAATTTTCTATACCAAACACCTTGGACTTTTCCGCTTACTAAAAAGCGATATGTTTTCACTACTTACCTTTTGCCATTTGAATTTTATTTATATACATATAATCAATTCTAATATCATTTTCTAACTCAACACTTTTAGCCAATTTATCAATTACATTTTTAAAATCATCAAATAAATAATTAGCCATACTTCCAGGAATTGGATTAATTTCATTTAAATAAATTATATCATCTTTACAAAAAAAATCGCATCTTATTAATGCATTTTTAAATATATTATTATAAATTTTTTTAAATTCTGTTTTAAATTTTTCTTTAATTTCTAAATTTTCGTTAATTTTAACTTCTTTTCTTGAAAAATCCATATATTTTTTATCAAAGTCTAAAAATTCTTTTTTTTCTACTTTTTCAAGTTTAGAAAATATCCACTCATCCCCTGCTTTACAACCAGCTAAATTATATTCTTCTATTCCTTCAATAAAAGGTTCAACTATTATTAAATCATCAAATTCTCTTGCTACATCAAACGCATAATTCAACTCATCTTGATTTTTTGCAATACTAACACCAATACTGCTTCCAAGTCTTGCTGGTTTAATAATTACTGGAAAATCAAATTTCGTCTTAGGAGAATCAATGATTTCATATTCAATTACATTTACTCTCATCTCTTTTGCATAAGCTTTTGTTAACACTTTATTGTAACTTACACTGCAAGCTTCAACATTAGGAGTAATAGCTTTTATTTTATAAAATTCAAGCATTGCTGGTATTTTACCATCTTCACCATCTCTTCCATGAATAAGATTTATTACTACATCAAAGTCTAAGAAAAATTCTTTTTTTAAAAGTCCTTTTTTATATTTAAACCCACCTTTTGTAATTTCAAGCTTTATCGAATTTTTATATTCTCCACTTGCAAAATATTTACTTTTCATATTATCTTTATCTATCAAATAAAAATCTCTATTAGAATCTAAAAAAATAAAATATTCGATATTAAGCTTATCTTTTATTGTTATTGCACTAACAATACTTATTTCATGTTCAAAACTACTACCTCCAAAAATTAAAGCATATTTCATTTTATTCCTTTTGAAAGTTTTTTTAAAGCTTCTTTTATTATATCTTCTAAACTTCCATCAAGCCCGCTAATTGCTTTTAAAATATCAGCCCTTTTAAACCCTAAATTTTCAAGAGCTGTTACAGCCTGTGAAATAATTGGATTAATATTTTCTATTTCAAAATCCCCCATCTCCATCAAAATTCTTTTAGCTGATTTTGGTCCAATACCTGGAACTTTTTTTAGTGAATTAATATCTTGTGATGAAATTATACTTATAAACTCATCAGGTGTAAATGTCGAACAAATTGCAAGTGCTACCTTTGGCCCTACTCCATTTAGTTTTATTAAATTATCAAAAAGTTTTTTTTCATTTTTATTTATAAAACCATAAAGGGAATATTCATTTTCTTTTATTATTTCAGTAATATAAAAAATTCCATCTTTTGCATTAGCAAAAGTATTTAAAGATACATTAAGCTCATAAATAATATCTCTTACATCTAAAAATATTTTTCCATTATCTTTTTCAAATATTTTTCCCTTTAGAGCTGCTATCATTATTTATCCTTATTTTTACAATTTTAGGAGTTTCACTAATAAACTTTAATTTAAATCCACAAATTCCTTCATCGCCTTTTGTATCATATTTCAATGAAACAGGTGGTTCAAGTAAATCAAATTCTATTCTATTATAAGCAATCCATGGTGTTTTAGAAACTATTTTAGCATTATATATTGCATTTTGAATATTATCAATAATTTCAAGCAGCTCTTCTTTTTCTTTTTTTAAATTTTTATATTTTTTCATTAATTTCTCATACTTTTCATAAAAAAGCTTATATTCTTTTAGTTTCATTAAAATTGATGAACTTGTACTTTTACCTCTTTTTTTATTTTCATTATAAGTATTTTTTAATTGTTCATAGGCAGATTTATTTTTGTCTATTGTTTCTTTTTTCTTTTTTATTTCTCTTTTTAAAATAAACATACTATGTTCAATTTCTTCTACTTCTTTTAATAATTCATCAGTATTTTTCTCTTTTAAAACTCTTT
This Caminibacter mediatlanticus TB-2 DNA region includes the following protein-coding sequences:
- a CDS encoding metal-dependent hydrolase, with protein sequence MANFATHLNVSAFVSGIGAISVGYSNISTPNDAFIYFCAGIVGGILPDIDHDKSTPLKILQFFFSNLIAFVIVFKYVNKLPVLNLLLIWISSYIFMSLFFFFFKKITKHRGMIHSIPAGLIFWFLISLIAYKFFYLDILRSYLLGFFVFIGYLTHLILDEIYSVDITGRKIKKSFGSALKICSTNKKLNLITYLILFSIFISLPKKDILFYLIKGIGNV
- a CDS encoding acylphosphatase; the encoded protein is MKTYRFLVSGKVQGVWYRKFVSENAKKHNFKGYVKNLEDGRVEAVANIESPERLEEFLELLKEGSPFSQVEKIEYEEIPFIEFHDFEIRY
- a CDS encoding D-alanine--D-alanine ligase, with translation MKYALIFGGSSFEHEISIVSAITIKDKLNIEYFIFLDSNRDFYLIDKDNMKSKYFASGEYKNSIKLEITKGGFKYKKGLLKKEFFLDFDVVINLIHGRDGEDGKIPAMLEFYKIKAITPNVEACSVSYNKVLTKAYAKEMRVNVIEYEIIDSPKTKFDFPVIIKPARLGSSIGVSIAKNQDELNYAFDVAREFDDLIIVEPFIEGIEEYNLAGCKAGDEWIFSKLEKVEKKEFLDFDKKYMDFSRKEVKINENLEIKEKFKTEFKKIYNNIFKNALIRCDFFCKDDIIYLNEINPIPGSMANYLFDDFKNVIDKLAKSVELENDIRIDYMYINKIQMAKGK
- the ruvA gene encoding Holliday junction branch migration protein RuvA, with translation MIAALKGKIFEKDNGKIFLDVRDIIYELNVSLNTFANAKDGIFYITEIIKENEYSLYGFINKNEKKLFDNLIKLNGVGPKVALAICSTFTPDEFISIISSQDINSLKKVPGIGPKSAKRILMEMGDFEIENINPIISQAVTALENLGFKRADILKAISGLDGSLEDIIKEALKKLSKGIK